A window of the Arachis duranensis cultivar V14167 chromosome 5, aradu.V14167.gnm2.J7QH, whole genome shotgun sequence genome harbors these coding sequences:
- the LOC107490869 gene encoding protein SHORTAGE IN CHIASMATA 1 yields MRTRFLNNDYFALPPSQRFLHLPVPRLHAPPTSAVHDILRFDSTLPVSHHIEPLPIAAALSTFLSSVLPHKIHLELLDLEDPAAVPSPPRDRDRSSSFSRGSYEDQNPQQEGETSFEEDGRQSCRNVCSKADTEFPKETKRIDCSDKSTNAYKVIQFETPELDALLDNGCFIEREWVQMLDQTPEVENCMEMFKPEPSMQFPYEALEAIPRAENAISEYLKVEDAYSFEDSISVRHPLHSGQNMFLNLEVDEESLGIPSCLSLIEILGTYFDFTKSLNFDEECQSITDDKSMSYNMVKLFSDECTSKQSLVLSPMSPESDLINMLETEYFGALEGTSQADFNLFMNLVTFQEFVFLDEDFTQSIEAFYHKSSSDILESSNWMFEKEFNLKNFDELIVSNEMALMDDKFKSLPVPVISDYKKLIALHDIIQELFSNLKTRPLSASDGIYLNWDLLEEDECNYKISSWHQNIWAKIDLKNQGFIGKFCEDGKSVFDLVLSEDTTDAHDNNQSEELQKLLSDNMSLLDISPTEFAPIKQLERGSSTKESQEPLPEKGAERASRLFKSVSEISSLDYFLNPQKATVSRECNFAVESTDTNARVPEFTPANIESSRVAAEADDFVPLIAGLKTDHGHQGMELFTGSVIIVNTQNVDKEVIFSRRSSYQVILAMEKGGIQVVERDLDLPVDIILSSAICLAWYDSTNLAKKATPVTEASSSLHLYIENIAADVLTMLSFYFRGCFLVFEGEYNFLSTVMEFSDALYAAASSLGIDLQIFFSYSPELTTEVIISCIKSVTKSKMGLYPKMTESVTLAESFLTQFPGVNPLTAHCILSSGVTLNEFLSWSHEQRMHVLEKYNVPEESISLFSVFCKYGEREDSKSIMTDCSSSVSSEPDSDKCYLSRQVDNQRKRKTNASSHQMDELRLEELLQFNTLNPVVEAVPDSSAMPKFCDLGMPKDAGRSSELAEASLHMGEFFKPKQRSSMTTMRNPASFPQSSCDLWNFKDEELQVEQPHSSLKNREFAQNDMLDTATMSTELNWHKPSNSKKMHEDIRGEVVNFTDFPLLDKDFSVSDFMKFPSLTIETEKDHIRKNKIARRLSFDDSFHPEGNPSMACRSSKNTPQEVDNYAEPDFGKDVLPLGFKHGQNILEEGLAQTSMGNLQRLPFQEEMSHLGRTPLSRARWSTNPVNSPWTTEFMNRFKEKSKLRQKSLSSGKSAPCFGYPGNTSNVSKRRSPSIIELFKYQSGETLGNIQQKRQKQSGQSSEPVKRGKYSASLPSHTPNDKISTKTLTFGRKGSGSQTKLVWSDRDQSRYRAQ; encoded by the exons ATGCGAACTCGCTTTCTGAACAACGACTACTTTGCTCTCCCTCCGTCGCAACGGTTCCTACACCTCCCCGTCCCTCGCCTCCACGCGCCGCCTACATCCGCCGTGCACGACATCCTGCGATTTGACTCCACGCTCCCTGTCTCCCACCACATTGAACCACTGCCGATCGCCGCCGCTCTCTCCACCTTCCTCTCCTCCGTGCTACCTCACAAAATCCATCTCGAACTTCTCGATCTCGAAGATCCAGCTGCTGTTCCGTCTCCACCTCGAGATCGAGATCGCTCCTCGTCATTCAGCCGCGGAAGCTATGAAGATCAGAATCCCCAG CAAGAAGGTGAGACGTCATTTGAAGAGGATGGACGCCAGAGCTGTAGAAATGTTTGCTCCAAAGCTGATACTGAATTTCCGAAG GAGACTAAAAGAATTGATTGCAGTGATAAGAGCACGAACGCGTACAAAGTGATTCAATTCGAAACACCTGAGCTAGATGCACTATTG GACAATGGTTGCTTCATTGAGAGGGAGTGGGTGCAAATGCTGGATCAAACGCCGGAGGTTGAAAATTGCATG GAAATGTTCAAGCCTGAGCCATCAATGCAGTTTCCTTACGAGGCTCTGGAAGCAATACCTCGTGCTGAAAATGCTATTTCAGAGTACCTAAAAGTGGAGGATGCATATTCTTTTGAAGATAGCATTTCTGTTCGTCACCCTTTGCACTCAGGCCAAAACATGTTTCTGAATTTAGAAGTGGATGAAGAAAGTTTGGGAATTCCCTCGTGCTTATCTCTGATAGAAATTCTTGGCACGTACTTTGATTTTACCAAATCTCTTAATTTTGATGAAGAGTGCCAATCCATCACGGATGACAAGTCTATGAGTTATAATATGGTGAAACTTTTCTCTGATGAGTGCACATCAAAGCAAAGCCTGGTGTTATCACCCATGTCACCAGAAAGTGATCTTATAAATATGTTGGAAACTGAATATTTTGGTGCCCTGGAGGGTACATCTCAGGCCGATTTTAATTTGTTCATGAATCTAGTAACGTTTCAGGAATTTGTGTTCCTTGATGAGGATTTCACTCAAAGCATTGAAGCCTTCTATCACAAATCATCATCAGATATTCTAGAATCAAGTAACTGGATGTTTGAGAAAGAGTTTAACTTAAAGAATTTTGATGAATTGATTGTCAGCAATGAGATGGCACTAATGGATGACAAATTCAAATCATTGCCTGTACCTGTTATCTCTGATTACAAAAAGCTTATAGCTCTGCATGATATCATTCAAGAACTTTTTTCCAACTTGAAGACCCGTCCCCTATCTGCATCTGATGGAATATACTTAAACTGGGATCTACtagaggaagatgaatgcaATTACAAAATTTCTAGTTGGCATCAGAACATATGGGCCAAGATAGATCTGAAGAACCAAGGCTTCATAGGGAAATTTTGTGAGGATGGAAAATCAGTATTTGATCTTGTTTTATCTGAGGATACTACAGATGCTCATGACAATAATCAAAGTGAAGAGTTGCAGAAGTTGCTTTCTGATAATATGTCTCTGCTTGACATTAGTCCTACAGAATTTGCTCCAATCAAACAACTGGAACGTGGATCTTCTACTAAAGAGAGTCAAGAGCCATTACCTGAAAAAGGTGCTGAGAGGGCTTCTAGGTTATTTAAGTCTGTGTCAGAGATCAGCAGTCTTGATTACTTCTTAAACCCTCAAAAAGCAACTGTTAGCCGGGAATGTAATTTTGCAGTAGAGTCTACAGATACTAATGCTCGGGTTCCAGAATTTACACCTGCCAACATAGAATCTTCACGTGTTGCAGCTGAAGCAGATGATTTTGTGCCACTAATAGCTGGATTGAAAACTGACCATGGTCATCAAGGCATGGAGCTTTTTACTGGGTCAGTTATTATTGTGAATACTCAAAACGTAGATAAGGAAGTGATATTCTCTAGAAGAAGCTCTTACCAAGTAATTCTTGCGATGGAGAAAGGAGGAATTCAAGTTGTTGAACGTGATTTGGATTTACCTGTAGATATCATACTAAGTTCTGCAATTTGCTTGGCATGGTACGATAGTACAAATCTTGCGAAGAAAGCAACACCAGTCACTGAAGCATCTTCAAGCTTGCATTTATATATCGAGAATATTGCAGCAGATGTTCTGACAATGCTGAGTTTTTACTTCCGCGGATGCTTTTTG gTCTTCGAGGGAGAATATAACTTCCTTTCAACTGTAATGGAATTCTCAGATGCACTTTATGCTGCAGCATCAagcttgggaattgatttacaGATCTTCTTCTCTTACTCACCAGAATTGACAACTGAAGTTATAATAAGCTGCATTAAGAGTGTCACTAAATCGAAAATGGGTCTGTATCCTAAAATGACTGAGTCAGTAACTCTTGCAGAGTCATTTCTTACACAATTTCCTGGAGTAAATCCTTTAACGGCACACTGTATACTATCTTCAGGGGTCACGCTCAATGAGTTTCTTAGTTGGTCACATGAACAAAGGATGCATGTTTTAGAGAAGTACAACGTTCCAGAAGAAAGTATTTCTCTGTTCAGTGTTTTCTGTAAATATGGAGAGCGGGAGGATTCAAAATCCATAATGACAGACTGCTCCTCTTCGGTGTCATCAGAACCAGACTCAGATAAGTGTTATCTATCTCGTCAAGTTgacaatcaaagaaaaaggaaaactaATGCAAGTAGTCACCAGATGGATGAACTACGTCTTGAGGAGTTGTTGCAATTCAACACATTAAATCCAGTAGTTGAAGCTGTTCCGGATTCCTCTGCTATGCCAAAATTCTGTGATCTTGGTATGCCAAAAGATGCTGGGAGATCCAGTGAGTTGGCAGAGGCTAGTTTACACATGGGAGAATTTTTCAAGCCAAAGCAAAGATCCAGCATGACTACAATGAGAAACCCTGCCAGCTTTCCCCAGTCGTCGTGTGATCTATGGAACTTCAAAGATGAAGAACTGCAGGTGGAACAGCCCCattcatctttaaaaaataGAGAGTTTGCTCAAAATGATATGCTGGACACTGCAACGATGAGCACAGAACTGAATTGGCATAAACCAAGTAATTCTAAGAAGATGCATGAGGACATTAGAGGTGAGGTGGTTAACTTCACTGATTTTCCCTTATTAGATAAAGACTTCTCTGTTTCTGATTTCATGAAGTTCCCAAGTTTGACGATTGAAACCGAGAAAGATCACATAAGAAAGAACAAAATTGCAAGGAGATTGTCATTTGATGATAGCTTTCACCCTGAAGGCAACCCATCAATGGCATGTAGATCTTCAAAAAATACACCACAGGAAGTTGATAACTATGCTGAACCAGATTTTGGGAAAGATGTACTACCTCTTGGTTTCAAGCACGGTCAAAACATTCTCGAAGAGGGTTTAGCTCAGACATCTATGGGAAACCTACAAAGATTACCCTTCCAGGAGGAAATGTCACATTTGGGGAGAACTCCACTTTCACGCGCACGCTGGTCAACTAATCCAGTGAATTCACCTTGGACAACAGAATTTATGAACAGGTTTAAAGAGAAGAGCAAATTGCGTCAAAAATCGTTATCAAGTGGGAAATCTGCTCCTTGTTTTGGGTACCCAGGTAACACGTCCAACGTTTCTAAGAGAAGAAGTCCTTCAATAATTGAGTTGTTCAAGTACCAATCTGGTGAGACTCTCGGAAACATTCAACAGAAAAGGCAGAAGCAATCTGGGCAATCTTCAGAACCAGTCAAGAGAGGAAAATATTCCGCTTCGCTACCCTCACATACTCCAAATGATAAGATATCAACCAAG ACACTTACTTTTGGGAGGAAAGGAAGTGGAAGCCAAACTAAGCTGGTCTGGAGTGATAGAGATCAGTCACGGTATCGGGCACAATAA
- the LOC110281624 gene encoding low-temperature-induced 65 kDa protein, whose protein sequence is MDSRQVQSHDYDEHHNHPHGHDVGIGIHQVLHGSDEHQHDHEKKSVVKKVKAKAKKIKDRVTKHGHHDNEHDQDQYHYEGQHIPDDHDLDEEDDEDEEMIDDPEVHGAPIYDSTAFRSAVPGQTQYLASPNVNLGGTSVMGVEPHHHQPRVVVVSSD, encoded by the exons ATGGATTCTAGACAAGTCCAAAGTCATGACTATGATGAACATCACAATCATCCACATGGCCATGATGTTGGCATTGGCATACATCAAG TTCTTCATGGTTCAGATGAGCACCAACATGACCATGAGAAGAAGTCTGTTGTTAAGAAAGTGAAGGCAAAGGCTAAGAAAATCAAGGACAGAGTCACCAAGCATGGTCATCATGACAATGAACATGATCAGGATCAGTATCACTATGAAGGTCAACATATCCCTGATGATCATGATTTGgatgaggaagatgatgaagatgaagaaatgATTGACGACCCTGAAGTCCATGGTGCACCAA TTTATGATAGTACTGCTTTTAGAAGTGCTGTACCAGGGCAAACACAATACTTGGCAAGTCCTAATGTTAATTTAGGAGGTACATCAGTTATGGGAGTAGAACCCCATCATCACCAGCCAAGAGTTGTAGTTGTTTCTTCTGAT
- the LOC107491158 gene encoding uncharacterized protein LOC107491158, with amino-acid sequence MNIQNEPRADQESKVLPTISETQYPSHLGGLGHHNHRFSPELSTATKTPFPIADKSHDQHLPHLSSEIKTQYPSAGSHDQFVPEFSHTHYSPIKSHDQNLQQESTVQYPSTESHNQFSAETIPRSSNIYEQNPQQEPASDTTKARFEEQTQPPYEAMEKPSSQSSYTDKISSATSAIADKAITAKNVVASKLGYGEKDDKTKCHEGITSSDKPSNQSSYTEKISSATSAIADKAVSAKNTVASKLGYGDKGESHEETRGENAAAATSTTEYGKRIAQSLTDKLAPVYGKVAGVGSAVKSKVPGTSTGSENDKGWSVKDYFAERLRPQDEDRALSKVISETLHHKRNQEEENVVHGEAENHVKRVVSDAVHMRGEEEGEEEHERRKKISMGKVRESEEVKRRLGSGNEETERYEECYVNSPGKSVVDKVKDVVFGSWFTKPDEDQPSEGGEQFSKNSGAVAMDQGVNQATDVRGLHESYK; translated from the exons ATGAATATCCAAAATGAGCCAAGAGCTGACCAAGAATCCAAGGTTCTTCCAACTATTTCAGAGACTCAATATCCTTCTCATCTTGGTGGGCTTGGCCACCACAACCACCGCTTTTCACCTGAGCTTTCAACAGCAACCAAAACTCCATTCCCAATAGCTGATAAAAGCCATGATCAGCACTTGCCACACTTGTCAAGTGAAATCAAAACTCAATACCCTTCTGCTGGAAGCCATGATCAATTCGTGCCGGAATTTTCTCACACACACTACTCTCCAATTAAAAGCCATGACCAAAACTTGCAACAAGAGTCAACAGTTCAGTATCCTTCTACTGAAAGCCATAATCAGTTTTCAGCAGAAACAATTCCTAGAAGCTCTAATATATATGAACAAAATCCTCAGCAAGAACCAGCTTCCGACACCACCAAGGCTAGATTTGAAGAACAAACCCAACCACCTTATGAAGCAATGGAGAAACCATCAAGTCAAAGTAGTTACACTGACAAAATCTCTTCAGCTACTTCAGCCATAGCTGATAAAGCCATTACTGCTAAAAATGTTGTGGCCTCCAAGCTTGGATATGGTGAGAAAGATGATAAAACAAAGTGCCATGAAGGAATCACAAGCAGTGATAAACCATCGAACCAGAGCAGTTACACTGAGAAAATCTCGTCCGCAACTTCAGCAATAGCCGATAAAGCTGTGTCAGCTAAGAACACCGTAGCTTCGAAACTAGGTTATGGCGACAAAGGTGAGAGCCACGAAGAGACACGAGGAGAGAATGCTGCTGCTGCTACTTCCACAACAGAATATGGGAAGAGAATAGCACAGTCCTTGACAGATAAACTTGCACCGGTTTATGGAAAG GTTGCTGGTGTAGGAAGTGCAGTGAAATCAAAGGTTCCTGGAACCTCAACTGGGAGTGAAAACGACAAAGGATGGTCAGTGAAGGACTATTTTGCAGAGAGGTTGAGGCCTCAAGATGAAGACAGGGCTCTATCTAAGGTTATATCAGAGACTCTGCATCATAAGAGGAACCAAGAGGAGGAAAATGTGGTTCATGGGGAAGCAGAGAACCATGTGAAGAGGGTGGTTTCTGATGCAGTTCACATGAGAGGAGAAGAGGAGGGGGAGGAGGAGCatgagagaaggaagaagatatCAATGGGGAAGGTGAGAGAGtctgaagaagtgaagagaaggTTGGGGAGTGGGAATGAAGAGACAGAGAGGTATGAAGAGTGTTATGTGAATAGTCCTGGGAAGAGTGTGGTTGATAAGGTTAAGGATGTGGTTTTTGGTTCTTGGTTCACGAAACCGGATGAAGATCAACCGTCAGAAG GTGGGGAACAGTTTTCCAAGAACTCTGGTGCTGTTGCCATGGATCAGGGGGTGAACCAGGCTACGGATGTAAGAGGACTCCATGAGTCATATAAGTGA